The Thermodesulfobacteriota bacterium region GGGAGTATACCATGAGAAAAAATATGGGAGGAATTGATCGCTTCCTGAGGGTGATTATAGCAATTGTTATAGCGGTCCTTTATTTCGCGGATCAGATAAGCGGCACAGGTGCGA contains the following coding sequences:
- a CDS encoding DUF2892 domain-containing protein: MRKNMGGIDRFLRVIIAIVIAVLYFADQISGTGAIILGIIAIAFLLTSVIGWCPSYVPFGISTKKEIR